The following are from one region of the Vitis riparia cultivar Riparia Gloire de Montpellier isolate 1030 chromosome 9, EGFV_Vit.rip_1.0, whole genome shotgun sequence genome:
- the LOC117922469 gene encoding thionin-like protein 2 codes for MEGTRVRVALIVCLMLGMLVTESAAAFSPLCYAKCFFMCLIRRRNPILCGTLCVVKCLVSGGDKDKECYERVVDKCLSEGRSKEDCANEAEQQCKRANMLSESNPSYLCQYGCATNICAKISTAYNPAALKVSKCVDNCGTMCAKN; via the exons atggagggAACAAGGGTTAGGGTTGCtctcattgtttgtttgatgttGGGGATGCTTGTGACTGAGTCGGCAGCAGCATTTTCCCCTCTTTGCTATGCCAAATGCTTCTTTATGTGTCTTATAAGAAGAAGGAATCCTATCTTATGCGGTACACTATGTGTAGTCAAGTGTCTTGTATCTGGTGGTGATAAGGACAAAGAGTGCTATGAACGAGTCGTTGACAAATGCCTCTCAGAGGGAAGAAGTAAAGAGGATTGTGCTAATGAGGCTGAGCAGCAATGCAAACGCGCAAATATGCTGTCTGAATCGAATCCTAGTTACCTCTGCCAGTATGGTTGCGCTACGAATATCTGCGCTAAAATAAGCACTGCATATAACCCTG CTGCGCTCAAAGTATCTAAATGCGTGGACAATTGCGGGACGATGTGCGCCAAGAACTGA